Proteins found in one Oryza glaberrima chromosome 4, OglaRS2, whole genome shotgun sequence genomic segment:
- the LOC127771224 gene encoding cullin-3B-like produces the protein MNSQKKRSPKIEPFRHRVDADPKSFDKSWKKLEDAIREIYNHNASGLSFEELYRTAYNLVLHKHGLKLYDKLTENLKGHLKEMCRSIEDAQGSLFLEELQRRWADHNKALQMIRDILMYMDRTFITTNKKTPVFDLGLELWRDIVVRAPKIHGRLLDTLLELIHRERMGEMINRGLMRSTTKMLMDLGSSVYHDDFEKPFLEVSASFYSGESQQFIECCDCGEYLKKAERRLAEELERVSQYMDAKTADKITSVVDTEMLANHMQRLILMENSGLVNMLVDDKHEDLSRMYNLFKRVPDGHSTIRSVMASHVKESGKALVSDPEKIKDPVEFVQRLLNEKDKYDEIISISFSNDKAFQNALNSSFENFINLNNRSPEFISLFVDDKLRKGVKGANEEDVETVLDKVMMLFRYLQEKDVFEKYYKQHLAKRLLSGKTTSDEAERSMLVKLKTECGYQFTSKLEGMFNDLKTSHDTMQSFYANLSGDTDSPTISVQILTTGSWPTQPCTPCKLPPEIVDISEKFRAFYLGTHNGRRLTWQTNMGNADIKATFGGRRHELNVSTYQMCVLMLFNSADGLTYGDIEQATGIPHADLKRCLQSLACVKGKNVLRKEPMSKDISEDDTFYYNDKFTSKLVKVKIGTVVAQKETEPEKLETRQRVEEDRKPQIEAAIVRIMKSRRVLDHNSIITEVTKQLQSRFLPNPVVIKKRIESLIEREFLERDKVDRKMYRYLA, from the exons atgaacTCGCAGAAGAAGCGCAGCCCCAAGATCGAGCCCTTCCGGCACCGCGTGGATGCGGACCCAAAGTCCTTCGACAAATCGTGGAAGAAGCTCGAGGACGCCATCCGCGAGATTTACAACCACAACGCCAGCGGCCTCTCCTTCGAGGAGCTGTACAG GACTGCTTATAACTTGGTTCTTCACAAGCATGGTCTGAAGCTATATGATAAACTCACAGAGAATTTAAAAGGACACCTGAAAGAAATGTGCAGATCAATAGAGGATGCCCAAGGTAGTTTGTTTCTGGAGGAACTGCAGAGAAGATGGGCTGATCACAATAAGGCACTACAAATGATCAGAGATATACTCATGTATATGGATAGGACATTTATTACAACTAACAAAAAGACACCTGTCTTTGACCTTGGTCTAGAGTTGTGGAGAGATATCGTTGTCCGCGCTCCCAAAATTCATGGGAGGTTGCTTGACACACTCCTTGAACTCATTCATAGAGAGAGGATGGGTGAGATGATAAACAGAGGTCTGATGAGGAGTACCACCAAAATGTTGATGGATCTAGGGTCTTCTGTCTATCATGATGACTTTGAGAAGCCATTCCTTGAGGTATCCGCAAGTTTCTATAGTGGTGAGTCACAACAGTTCATTGAGTGCTGTGATTGTGGCGAATATCTCAAGAAAGCTGAGAGACGGCTTGCTGAAGAGTTGGAGCGTGTTTCTCAGTATATGGATGCCAAAACCGCAGACAAAATAACTAGTGTTGTGGACACTGAGATGCTTGCCAATCACATGCAGCGGTTGATTCTTATGGAGAATTCTGGTCTTGTGAATATGCTTGTTGATGACAAACATGAAGACCTTAGCAGGATGTACAACTTGTTTAAACGTGTTCCTGATGGGCATTCAACAATTAGATCTGTGATGGCCTCTCATGTTAAGGAAAGTGGAAAGGCATTGGTATCTGACCCAGAGAAGATAAAGGACCCTGTTGAGTTTGTCCAGCGTCTTCTAAATGAGAAAGACAAGTATGATGAGATCATAAGTATTTCATTCAGCAATGACAAGGCTTTCCAAAATGCTCTGAATTCCTCCTTCGAGAATTTCATCAACTTGAACAACCGATCTCCTGAATTCATTTCGCTGTTTGTTGATGACAAGCTCCGGAAAGGGGTGAAAGGGGCCAATGAAGAGGATGTTGAAACTGTCTTGGACAAGGTGATGATGCTCTTCAGATATTTGCAGGAGAAAGATGTTTTTGAGAAATATTACAAGCAACACTTGGCCAAACGTCTTCTATCTGGGAAAACTACTTCTGATGAAGCTGAGAGGAGTATGCTTGTGAAGCTGAAGACGGAATGTGGCTACCAGtttacgtcaaaattggaaggcATGTTCAATGATCTGAAGACATCGCATGATACTATGCAAAGTTTTTATGCTAATCTCTCTGGTGATACTGATAGCCCAACAATATCAGTCCAGATACTCACCACTGGGTCTTGGCCAACACAGCCATGTACCCCCTGCAAACTTCCACCTGAAATTGTTGATATATCTGAGAAATTCCGGGCATTCTACCTTGGCACCCACAATGGCAGGAGATTGACATGGCAAACAAACATGGGGAATGCAGATATCAAAGCAACGTTCGGAGGCCGCAGGCATGAGTTGAATGTCTCGACATATCAGATGTGTGTCCTGATGCTGTTTAATTCAGCAGATGGCTTGACTTACGGTGACATTGAGCAGGCCACAGGTATACCACATGCTGATCTGAAACGCTGCCTCCAGTCTCTTGCTTGTGTTAAGGGTAAGAATGTGCTGCGGAAGGAACCCATGAGCAAGGATATATCTGAAGATGACACTTTCTACTACAATGACAAGTTCACAAGCAAGTTGGTCAAGGTGAAGATTGGCACCGTGGTTGCTCAGAAAGAAACAGAACCAGAGAAGTTGGAAACTCGCCAGAGAGTTGAGGAAGACAGGAAACCTCAAATTGAGGCTGCAATTGTCAGAATCATGAAGTCCAGAAGAGTCTTGGACCACAATAGCATAATCACGGAGGTGACAAAGCAGCTTCAATCGCGCTTTTTGCCAAATCCTGTTGTGATAAAGAAAAGAATAGAGTCCCTGATCGAGAGGGAGTTCTTGGAGAGGGACAAGGTAGATAGGAAGATGTACCGTTATCTTGCATAG
- the LOC127770480 gene encoding V-type proton ATPase subunit D, which yields MSGQTQRLNVVPTVTMLGVMKARLVGATRGHALLKKKSDALTVQFRAILKKIVAAKESMGEAMRASSFSLAEAKYVAGDGVRHVVLQSVRSASLRVRSHQENVAGVKLPKFTHFVDPAAGSAGPSNASPSLTGLARGGQQVAACRAAHVKAIEVLVELASLQTSFLTLDEAIKTTNRRVNALENVVKPRLENTISYIKGELDELEREDFFRLKKIQGYKKREIERQMAAAKQFAEEQLAEEVALKRGISLGAATNMLVAGGERDEDIIF from the coding sequence atgtCGGGGCAGACGCAGCGCCTGAACGTGGTGCCGACGGTGACGATGCTCGGGGTCATGAAGGCTCGGCTCGTCGGCGCCACCCGCGGCCACGCGCTCCTCAAGAAGAAGTCGGACGCTCTCACCGTGCAGTTCCGCGCCATCCTCAAGAAGATCGTCGCCGCCAAGGAGTCCATGGGGGAGGCCATGAGGgcgtcctccttctccctcGCCGAGGCCAAgtacgtcgccggcgacggcgtccgcCACGTCGTCCTCCAGTCCGTCCGCTCCGCCTCCCTCCGCGTCCGCTCCCACCAGGAGAACGTCGCCGGTGTCAAGCTCCCCAAGTTCACCCACTtcgtcgaccccgccgccggctccgctGGGCCATCCAACGCGTCCCCCAGCCTCACCGGCCTCGCCCGCGGCGGGCAGCAggtcgccgcctgccgcgccgcgcacgTCAAGGCCATCGAGGTGCTCGTCGAGCTCGCCTCGCTGCAGACGTCCTTCCTGACCCTCGATGAGGCCATCAAGACCACCAACCGCCGTGTCAACGCGCTGGAGAACGTCGTGAAGCCGAGGCTGGAGAACACCATCAGCTACATCAAGGGGGAGCTGGACGAGCTCGAGCGTGAGGACTTCTTCAGGCTCAAGAAGATCCAGGGTTACAAGAAGAGGGAGATCGAGAGGCAGATGGCTGCAGCCAAGCAATTCGCAGAGGAACAGCTTGCGGAGGAGGTTGCCCTCAAGAGGGGTATCTCTCTGGGTGCTGCCACCAACATGTTGGTTGCCGGTGGAGAGAGGGACGAAGACATCATCTTCTGA